The stretch of DNA GTTTTCTAAGGCTAATGCTGCTACTTCATCATTCGATTTATGAAACGTTTTATTCTCTAATAACATAAACAAAAATGCCAATTTAGGATTTGCCAAATATTTTGCTTTATCAGTTTCCGAAAGTTTGTTATTTACACTTTCTAATCGCATTAATTCGATGTTGATTTCTGGAATATCTATCTTGTTTAAATTACCATAAAATTCCGAAACTTTAGATTGGTCACTATTATTATACAACAACGTTAAATAAGGAATCATTTCACCAGACGGATCGTTATAATCGTAACTATCATAATCATCCTCGTCGTCATCTTCTTTTGCGTTTTGCTTTTCCTTCCAACTTTTTAATCTTTTGTACTGAAGTTTAGCATTCGTAAAAATCATTTTTTGAAATGGTTTTAACTTTTTAGCTGCTTTTGGATATTCATCTACAACAGCTGCGCTAAATTCTAAAATAGGTTCGTTATATTCTGGAATGCTATAAAACTGAAATATTTTTGGCAACAACACTTTACTGTTTTCTACATCTTGCTCAAACTTATAAAACAGCGAAGTTATTTCGTATTCATTGTTAGAAATTGGTAAATCAAACTCCATTAGCTCCAATATTTTCTCGTAAGAAGATTTTGTTTTTAACGTAGCCAATGATTTTAATATATTTATTTTAGTTTCATTTGTACTCGACTCTCTTTTGTAATAATCTTCTAAGAATTTTTCAATTCTTACATCATTTTTACTAACTAATAATTCTAAAAGTTGTTCTTGAGCCGAACTTTCACTTGGTTTAAATTCAAAATCATTTAAAAACTTAATTACTTTAGTAACATATTGCTCTTTAATTGACAAATTGCGCAACGAATTCATAGCCGAATATCGAATCGTATCGCTTTCGCTATTTGCATCTTCTAAAAATACATTCCATTTATCTGAAAATATAGAAAATTGCTGCGGAGCATTTAATTGAATAGAAGCAAAAACTTCATCTACCATTTGATCGCTATTTGGGTTCGATTTATCAACTAAAGAAGTTAGCATTACATATTCGTCTTCTTTTAGCAATAACTTTGCTTTAATCGCTTGATCTGAGTTTTTGCGACCGACTAAAAAGTTTAATGTTGTTCTTTTGGTTTGTTCATCGTTCTTATAATTTTCATCTATTATATAATACAAACTTTTGTTTTCTTTATAATTGTAAAGCTCTTCGTACCATTTTGATGGATGAAATCCTTTTTTACTTTTTAATCCGCCTAAAATTGAATTTAAGCTATAATCGTAATCATAATTATTCTCTGCTAATTCTTCAATTGGATTAAACGAGTTTAAAAAATATCTTCTAATATTTGATCGAATAGAATCAATATTTTCTCGGAACTCATATTTGTTATATTGAAAAAATCCTAAATGAACATCGGTTCCGCTTTCGCTTTTAAAAGTGTAGGTTTTTGTTTTTTCGGTAAAAATATTTTTAGTATCTACTTCATTTTTCTCTAAATCGTAAAAAAGTGCTTTATTACTTTCAAACGGAATTAAAATAGAGAAATTCACATCTTTATTGGTATACAATCTTAATTCTTCGCTATAATTAAACTTTTGTGCCAAAAAGCTATTAAAAAAACGTTCTTTTTTATCTGTCGAAGCATTTACACAACCCAACAAATAATATTTTGGTCCGATAACCTTTGTTTTTAAATAGATTGTATTTCCGTTTTCTAGTGTACTTTGACTTTCAACTTCTACTCCATTTTTAATAAAATTTGGCGTAACATTATATTGCAACAAAAACTCTTTTGAATTTGTTGTAACTCAAAATTTGTTTCTTCTAAATATGAAACATCCGATTCAGTATTTTCTAAAATGAAATAATAACTCTTATCGCTAACATCATAAGCTTCAATTTCAACATTTCTATAATCGTCATTAGAATGCACTACATGATATTCTGGCAATTCTACTGTGAATTTTCCATTTGAAGGAGCATAACTCGACCAATTTGTACTTAGCTCTTTTAATTTTATAGAATTAAAAAATAAGTTTTCATACAAGTCAACATAATTTTTGGGCCCAACTAAAGAAATTGAGATTACTTCTAATGGTGTGATGTAAAAATTATAATGTTGGTTATTATTTGTCTTGGTAATATTTGAAACACTTAATAATTTGTAGTTATCTTTTTCAATAAGTTCCTTTTTTAACGTGGTTCCAGGAATGTTCTCGAAAAGTAAACTATCTAAGGTTTTCTCAGTAAATAAATTATGTTTCTTTAAGAAATTGTGTATCGGTTTGCGATTAATCTTTAAAGCAGCTCCACTGGCAAAATCGGGTGAAACTATAATGTTTCTATCTTCAAAACTCATTTCGTTGACAGGAAACGAAATAATGCCGTCTTTGGTCTGCGAAACTTTTAAAGTTGGTTTTGGAAAATTGTTTTCTAGCGATTTTTTTAATTCTTTCCCTTTATCAGTTAATGCAGTATTAATAGGTTTTACAGTGTAACCTTTACGTTTTAGAATTTCAAGCATTCCATCTTTACCTGCTAAATGCGCTGCGCCAACAGCTGCAAAAATGGTTTGTTTATTTTTCATGACTTTATCCATAGAATTTGCCATGTCTTTATTTCTACTTACAATAATTGCATCGTGTGCTTTCTCAGAAATAGTTAATTTGTAAATAGAATCGAGCAACTGAATGTTTTTTTCACGATACAAGTCATTTAAAGCCTCATTAAACGATTTATTCTTGAGCAACTTGTAAAGTATTACTTTATTCTCTTCTTTTGGCTTAGCTTCCTCCTCATTTATTTTAAATATTGGAATGTAAGAATCGATAACATCTTCGAGACCTACAATTCTTTTCCCTAATTTTTTTCCTACTTGGAAAATAAACATATCAAGAACCGTGTCTTCTTGATAATCGGAATTTAAACTGTTATTTCCCGACAGCATATTGTTGAAATACGTATTATCGGTATTAAACAAATCGTTTAAATCAGTTTTAGCAATTGGTTTTAAATAGAATTTCGCATAAAGTTTTTGGTAATCGTTTGAAAAGTTTTTGTAGAACATTTCATAAAGCTCTGTCCACGTTTGCGGATCACTCTCATTTGCGACAACCTCAACTCCGGTTAAAGCTTCAAAAAAATCGTCAGATAAATGGTAAGAGACCTTATCGTTTACATGCATTGTACCGTAGATGTACGATTTTTTAGAATTATTTCCTTTAGAGATTTCCCAAAGCAAACTATTTTCGGTTTGAGCCGATGCAATTATTGAAAATAAAGAAGCTAATAAAAGTGATAAAT from Flavobacterium haoranii encodes:
- a CDS encoding TraB/GumN family protein, with protein sequence MKYLSLLLASLFSIIASAQTENSLLWEISKGNNSKKSYIYGTMHVNDKVSYHLSDDFFEALTGVEVVANESDPQTWTELYEMFYKNFSNDYQKLYAKFYLKPIAKTDLNDLFNTDNTYFNNMLSGNNSLNSDYQEDTVLDMFIFQVGKKLGKRIVGLEDVIDSYIPIFKINEEEAKPKEENKVILYKLLKNKSFNEALNDLYREKNIQLLDSIYKLTISEKAHDAIIVSRNKDMANSMDKVMKNKQTIFAAVGAAHLAGKDGMLEILKRKGYTVKPINTALTDKGKELKKSLENNFPKPTLKVSQTKDGIISFPVNEMSFEDRNIIVSPDFASGAALKINRKPIHNFLKKHNLFTEKTLDSLLFENIPGTTLKKELIEKDNYKLLSVSNITKTNNNQHYNFYITPLEVISISLVGPKNYVDLYENLFFNSIKLKELSTNWSSYAPSNGKFTVELPEYHVVHSNDDYRNVEIEAYDVSDKSYYFILENTESDVSYLEETNFELQQIQKSFCCNIMLRQILLKME